Genomic DNA from Roseburia intestinalis L1-82:
TGACAAAATATTATACCATACCAAGTGATAACAGGGAATTACAACAATAATGGAATCTTCTCTGAAATGCATATTATTATACCATACCAAGTGATAACAGGGAATTACAACAAAACACGGTAAAATAAACGTGAAAAATATATTATACCATACCAAGTGATAACAGGGAATTACAACGGTCGGTGGACAAGAATATTCTTTTGGTTCATTATACCATACCAAGTGATAACAGGGAATTACAACCATCCTGAAACACATAAAATGTTTTGGGTTATTATACCATACCAAGTGATAACAGGGAATTACAACAGATCATGTAGCAATGTGTTTATTGGCACAGATTATACCATACCAAGTGATAACAGGGAATTACAACTGAAACTGCTTAACGGTATTAAAGGTGCGTATTATACCATACCAAGTGATAACAGGGAATTACAACAGAAGAAAAGAGTTATATTCTCTTTTCAAATTATACCATACCAAGTGATAACAGGGAATTACAACTTCTGTGGTCAAATCACAGACTATGAGTGTATTATACCATACCAAGTGATAACAGGGAATTACAACTTCCCTTTAGTGGTATAGGGTTCACGTTCTATTATACCATACCAAGTGATAACAGGGAATTACAACTTCTTTTCTTCCTCGGTTTTGCCGTTGTGTATTATACCATACCAAGTGATAACAGGGAATTACAACTAAACACGGCAATATAAAAATTAACATGCTATTATACCATACCAAGTGATAACAGGGAATTACAACACTGTTACACCATTGTCAAATATTTTTCGCATTATACCATACCAAGTGATAACAGGGAATTACAACACTCTGTACATGTCAAATTTATCATTTTTGATTATACCATACCAAGTGATAACAGGGAATTACAACTGGACGAAAACCCTCAAAACGCTTAATGAATTATACCATACCAAGTGATAACAGGGAATTACAACAAAAATGTTGCAATTTGTTGCAGAGGTGTTATTATACCATACCAAGTGATAACAGGGAATTACAACAGTAAGTGTACGGGTGTTTAATTATGCCGCATTATACCATACCAAGTGATAACAGGGAATTACAACAGCCGACTGCCACATTTACATCCCCGATCTATTATACCATACCAAGTGATAACAGGGAATTACAACGTGTATATAGGCAACTCGTTACAGCCATCGATTATACCATACCAAGTGATAACAGGGAATTACAACCCCCAATATTTGAAAGTTTCACGGTCGAAAATTATACCATACCAAGTGATAACAGGGAATTACAACGTTAAAATAAAAGATATTGAAAATGGAAATATTATACCATACCAAGTGATAACAGGGAATTACAACAAGCGAGGAAAAGCAGTGAAACTTTATTTTATTATACCATACCAAGTGATAACAGGGAATTACAACTTACCTCTTTAGGGTGCGTTTTATGGTAGTATTATACCATACCAAGTGATAACAGGGAATTACAACCATTTTGAATCCTCCTAAAAAATAAAATTCATTATACCATACCAAGTGATAACAGGGAATTACAACATGGTGTCATTTCCGGAGCAATTCCCAAAATTATACCATACCAAGTGATAACAGGGAATTACAACTCGCATTATGAATGATGTACAATCTAGGAAATTATACCATACCAAGTGATAACAGGGAATTACAACTGACTGGTGATGTGATTCCTGTTCCAAAGAATTATACCATACCAAGTGATAACAGGGAATTACAACAATCACGGTATCAAGATCACATCCTAGCGATTATACCATACCAAGTGATAATGAGGAAAATCAGAAAAGTATATTGAAATTACGGAAAAACCGTAATCAACCTTTACACTACAACAAAAAAACAGGAAACCTTGTAAATCAAAGTTTCCTGTTTCTCAACAGAAGAGCGCGAGACGGGACTCGAACCCGCGGCCCCGACCTTGGCAAGGTCGTGCTCCACCAACTGAGCCACTCGCGCATATATGAAATTGTATTGTAGCTTTTAAAGAGCGCGAGACGGGACTCGAACCCGCGGCCCCGACCTTGGCAAGGTCGTGCTCCACCAACTGAGCCACTCGCGCATATGTAAATTGTTTTGTATCTGTCTGCCAGACACATTTAATATCATACTATGGAAAAAGTAATTTGTCAACAATTTTTTGAAAAAATTTAACAGAAAAATTTAACAGAAATTTTGGATACCGAAATAGAAATGTGAGTGCGGATCTGCGGCGAAAAAAAAGAAAAACAGAATGAAAACGATACTTTTTAGGGGTAGAACTCATAAATGAAGAGTGTTACAATAAAGGACATGGGAAAATGGTCACAGAAATTTAAAATATGACTTTGTAAGGCCAAAGGGGTGGCAGAATGTACAAAAAAATGCGAAGATTCGTACTGTAGCAGTTTTATGTGCAATATTGTTAATTTTAGGAATAGCATTATTTGGATGTTTTGGGCAGATACGGAGCAGTTTACAGCAGCAGTTGATGAGCAGCATTGAGGGGATGGCAGAACAGAATGTAATATTGGTAGAGAAAGAAGTAAGCACGCGTTTTAGACTGCTTTCTGGTCTTGCGAGAGAGTCAGGCGGGGACGAAAAAATTATCGTTAATAAATTACAGGGATTTGTAGAGACGTATCAGTTTAAACGGATAGGATATATTGCGGCAGATGGTACAGCAGAAACGACGGATGGCTATCGGCTAAATATGTCTGACAGAGATTTTTTTCAACAGTCGATGCGGGGAAAAAACTTTTTGACGGATGCATTTGAAGACAGGATTGATACTTCACATGAAACCATAAATGTATTCAGTGTGCCGGTATATGAAAAAGAACGGAAAACGGTAAAAGGAGTTTTATTTGCAACCTGCAAAGATGAAATGCTTGAGGGGTGCCTGAAGAATGAGATATTTGAAGGACAGGCTTTTAATTACATCATAAAAATAGACGGTACGATTGTTGCAACTTCCGGAAACAGTAAAGAATGGGGAATCGGGAGAAATATTTTTAATACGGATGTTTCTGAGGATGAAAGAGATGATTATGCCGGAGACCTGATGCTCAGTAACATGAAAGAGGGAAAAAGTGGCTATGGATTGGATCCAAAACGGAAAGAAGTCTCACTTTATTACTATATGCCACTTAAAATAGAAGAGAGCGGTGAACCATGGTATGTGGTCACTGCAGTAGAGGATAGCGTTTTAACAAGCCGTATGCAGGTGGTCATGGATGCGATCAACAGTCTGATGGTGATCATTCTGGTTGTCATATCGGTCAGCGTCGGGGTATATATTTACTCCTGGCGCCAAAGTAAAAAAGAACTTATGTCGCTTGCATATCAGGATCCTGTCACATTAGGAGATAATTTTGCAGCTTTTAAGAAAAAGGCAAAAAGCAAAAAAGATGGTGTAGGATGGCTGATTGCTATGGATGTGACAGATTTTAAGCTGATCAACAGCACCTGTGGAGTCAAAAAAGGTGATGAGGTGCTGCGTGTCATATGGGAGATTTTTGAAACCGAAACGGGAGAAAATGAACTGGCAGCGCATGTCAATGCCGACCGGTTTATATTGTTCTGGATGGATGAAAATCAGGAAAACATCAAACAAAGACTGGAACATGTAATAAGAAAGATAGAAGAGATACCGGAACGTCTGGAAATACCAAATCTTTTCCCGGTGTTTGGAATTTTTCATACGATCGTATTAGATGAGATCGATCCTTTATACGGAAATGCAGTGCAGGCAAAGCATCAGATCAAAGGAAGGCGTGACAGGCATTATATATTTTATGATGAGCTGAACCATGAGAGTATTCAGGAAAACCGTGAATTAGAAGAACATTTTGAAACAGCGCTTGAAAACGAAGAGTTTGAAATCTGGTATCAGCCAAAATACAGTGCACATTCGAGAAAGCTTGTGGGAGCGGAGGCTCTTGTGCGATGGCGCAGGGCGGATGGAGCACTGATTCCGCCGCTTAAGTTTATTCCATTGTTTGAACGGAATGGAAATATCATCCGGCTCGATGAGTATGTATTCCGAGCTGTGTGCAGGCAGCAGAAAGAGTGGCAGAAACAGGGACAGAAGATGCTTCCTGTTTCGGTAAACATTTCGCGTGTCAGCCTCTATTATTCAAGCGTCGTTGAAAAATATGAAAGTATTATCCGGTCGTTTGACCTTGATTCGAAATACATTCAGCTGGAAATTACAGAAAGTGCAACGATTGATAATAATGAAATATTTAATCTGTTAGAGCAGTTTCACACGGCAGGATTTAAGATACTTCTGGACGATTTCGGAAGTGGATATTCATCCCTTGCAACTTTAAACCGTATGCATTTCGATACGATCAAGCTGGATAAAAGTCTTGTCGATTACATAGGGGACGATAACGGAGAGAAATTGTTAAACTCAATTACAAAGCTGGCACAGAGTTTTGGCATGGAAATTACGGCAGAGGGTGTTGAGACGGTAGAGCAGCTGATGTTTTTGTGCAATCTGGACTGTGATGATATTCAGGGATACTATTTTTCGCGTCCACTGCCGGTAAAAGAATATGAAGAATGTTTAAAAGAAGCGTGCATGTAATATGCTTTGCACTCATACAATATAACAATCGATACCATGGAGGTACAGGGTGAGCGCAAAGACGAGGATCGTGGTCCTTCATATGAAGGAGGTTATCTATACAGCGATATTTGTCGGACTTGGGATCGTACTGGTCATATTGCTGCTTTTCATGTTTTTACCAAAAAAACAGAAGGGCGATGCAGAGCCAACGATGCAGTATACGGCAGGCGTATACACTTCGTCGGTAATGATGGGCAGCCAGTCAGCCGATGTACAGGTCATTGTAGATGAAAACCGTATACAATCCATTTCCCTGGTCAGTCTGGATGAAACAGTGTCGACAATGTATCCGCTTATGGAGCCGGCATTGGAAAATGTCAGTGAACAGGTGATAAAACAGCAGTCGACGGAAGGGATTACATATCGTACGGATAATCAGTATACATCGATTGTACTTTTAAATGCGATTGAAAATGCGCTTGCGAAAGCGGAGATCGCAGAGGGAGAGGCAGATTAACACAGTTTAAAATCAAAGAATGAGAGGTTTGAGAACTGTGTGTTGTCAAGAATCAAAAAAGGTTCCGGATGTACCGGAACCTTTTTGTGTAAAAAAGTTATTCTTCTGTGCTGAGCGTATCCATGTAATTATTGATAGCGTCAAGATCAGCATAGATCGTTTTGATCGGTCTGCTCTTTTCGTAAGCGTTATAACCGGAGTATCCTGCCCATCCGACGATAAGTAATGCAATTAACCATCCACAGATGGTGCCTGCGATACGTTTTCTTTTTTCTTTTGCAAGAATCTTTTTGCGGTTTGCTTTCTCTTCTTTATAGCGGTCAACTTTTGCCTGACTCATAATCATCCTCCGTTTTATTATTCACATGCCCAGCATGGATAAAAATCAAATAAACATAATGATAATATACCCCATTCTGTTAGAAAAAGCAATAGAAATACACCTTGTCATTTTCGTGGAAATTGGGT
This window encodes:
- a CDS encoding bifunctional diguanylate cyclase/phosphodiesterase — its product is MLILGIALFGCFGQIRSSLQQQLMSSIEGMAEQNVILVEKEVSTRFRLLSGLARESGGDEKIIVNKLQGFVETYQFKRIGYIAADGTAETTDGYRLNMSDRDFFQQSMRGKNFLTDAFEDRIDTSHETINVFSVPVYEKERKTVKGVLFATCKDEMLEGCLKNEIFEGQAFNYIIKIDGTIVATSGNSKEWGIGRNIFNTDVSEDERDDYAGDLMLSNMKEGKSGYGLDPKRKEVSLYYYMPLKIEESGEPWYVVTAVEDSVLTSRMQVVMDAINSLMVIILVVISVSVGVYIYSWRQSKKELMSLAYQDPVTLGDNFAAFKKKAKSKKDGVGWLIAMDVTDFKLINSTCGVKKGDEVLRVIWEIFETETGENELAAHVNADRFILFWMDENQENIKQRLEHVIRKIEEIPERLEIPNLFPVFGIFHTIVLDEIDPLYGNAVQAKHQIKGRRDRHYIFYDELNHESIQENRELEEHFETALENEEFEIWYQPKYSAHSRKLVGAEALVRWRRADGALIPPLKFIPLFERNGNIIRLDEYVFRAVCRQQKEWQKQGQKMLPVSVNISRVSLYYSSVVEKYESIIRSFDLDSKYIQLEITESATIDNNEIFNLLEQFHTAGFKILLDDFGSGYSSLATLNRMHFDTIKLDKSLVDYIGDDNGEKLLNSITKLAQSFGMEITAEGVETVEQLMFLCNLDCDDIQGYYFSRPLPVKEYEECLKEACM
- a CDS encoding FMN-binding protein, whose protein sequence is MKEVIYTAIFVGLGIVLVILLLFMFLPKKQKGDAEPTMQYTAGVYTSSVMMGSQSADVQVIVDENRIQSISLVSLDETVSTMYPLMEPALENVSEQVIKQQSTEGITYRTDNQYTSIVLLNAIENALAKAEIAEGEAD